A stretch of the Panicum virgatum strain AP13 chromosome 9N, P.virgatum_v5, whole genome shotgun sequence genome encodes the following:
- the LOC120687555 gene encoding tryptamine hydroxycinnamoyltransferase 2-like has product MAVTVEITRRAVLRLPPPSARGGGRKSPLTAFDRASTDGYIPAIFAWNAPAPDNAVIVDGLLAAVARYPQLAGRFGIDDRGRKCFHLNDAGVLVVEAQADADLADALVHDVAAHIDELYPKADKGRADEPLFQAQLTRYRCGGLVIGTACQHLVADGQSMSFFYTAWATAARTASATLPSPFTDRETIAVPRSPPAPKFDHRNIEFRGPSHSSYAVLPMDRIKNLACHFPEEFVAGLKARVGGRCSTFQCLLAHAWKKVTAARDLAPEEFTQIRVAVNCRGRADPPVPVEYFGNMVLWAFPRMRAREVLSSSYAAVVGAIRDAVARVDAEYIQSFVDFGEAAERDGEELASTAAGLGTAFCPDLEVDSWLGFRFHDLDFGQGPPCAFLPPDLPVEGLMIIVPSCAAKGGVDLFMALDAEHVDAFKQMCSSMD; this is encoded by the exons ATGGCGGTGACGGTGGAGATCACGCGCCGAGCAGTGCTGAGGCTCCCGCCACcgagcgcccgcggcggcggcaggaagtCCCCGCTCACGGCCTTCGACCGCGCCTCCACCGACGGCTACATCCCGGCCATCTTCGCCTggaacgcgccggcgccggacaaCGCCGTGATCGTGGATggcctgctcgccgccgtcgctagGTACCCGCAACTCGCGGGGCGGTTCGGCATCGACGACCGCGGCAGGAAGTGCTTCCACCTCAACGACGCCGGGGTGCTCGTCGTCGAGGCCCAGGCCGACGCGGACCTCGCCGACGCGCTGGTGCACGACGTCGCCGCGCATATCGACGAGCTCTACCCAAAGGCTGACAAG GGACGTGCCGACGAGCCGCTCTTCCAGGCGCAACTGACGCGGTACAGGTGCGGCGGCCTCGTGATCGGCACGGCGTGCCAGCACCTCGTCGCCGACGGCCAGTCCATGAGCTTCTTCTACACCGCGTGGGCCACCGCGGCGCGCACCGCCTCGGCGACGTTGCCATCGCCCTTCACCGACCGCGAGACTATCGCCGTGCCCCGCAGCCCACCTGCGCCCAAGTTCGACCACCGGAACATCGAGTTCCGGGGCCCGAGCCACTCCTCCTACGCCGTGCTCCCCATGGACCGGATCAAGAACCTCGCGTGCCACTTCCCGGAGGAGTTCGTCGCCGGCCTCAAGGCCCGCGTCGGCGGGCGGTGCAGCACGTTCCAGTGCCTCCTGGCGCACGCGTGGAAGAAGGTGACGGCGGCGCGGGACCTGGCGCCGGAGGAGTTCACGCAGATACGGGTCGCCGTGAACTGCCGCGGCAGGGCCGACCCGCCGGTGCCCGTGGAGTACTTCGGCAACATGGTGCTGTGGGCGTTCCCGCGGATGCGGGCCCGGGAGGTGCTGTCGTCGAGCTACGCGGCGGTGGTCGGCGCCATCCGCGACGCAGTGGCGCGCGTCGACGCCGAGTACATCCAGTCCTTCGTGGACttcggggaggcggcggagcgagACGGGGAGGAGCTGGCGTCGACGGCCGCGGGCCTGGGCACTGCCTTCTGCCCGGACCTGGAGGTGGACAGCTGGCTGGGGTTCAGGTTCCACGACCTCGACTTCGGGCAGGGGCCGCCGTGCGCGTTCCTGCCGCCCGACCTGCCCGTCGAGGGGCTCATGATCATTGTGCCGTCGTGCGCGGCCAAGGGTGGCGTCGACCTCTTCATGGCCCTGGACGCTGAGCACGTCGATGCCTTCAAGCAGATGTGCTCCTCCATGGACTGA